The Primulina eburnea isolate SZY01 unplaced genomic scaffold, ASM2296580v1 ctg811_ERROPOS3073944+, whole genome shotgun sequence genome includes a window with the following:
- the LOC140822391 gene encoding histone acetyltransferase GCN5-like, translated as MDGHSSHLTAPVRSRSSQSPSPSHSASASATSTIHKRKLPPEDHAPPFPPSLSDTRDGALTSNDDLESISARGADSDSDEESEEVADEEYDDSSVRNFTASRLENSNAAGPNIGVVRNTKLKAENSVKVEPTDVGRDGGTANNGNNINVNSSGNAVAGTNGSVPGIVVKEDNVKSIFTDNIQTSGAYSSREESLKREEEAGRLKFVCVSNDGDDEHMVWLIGLKNIFARQLPNMPREYIVRLLMDRNHKSVMVIRRNVVVGGITYRPYASQRFGEIAFCAITADEQVKGYGTRLMNHLKQHARDGDNLSHFLTYADNNAVGYFVKQGFTKEIYLEKERWHGYIKDYDGGILMECKIDPKLPYTDLSTMIRRQRQAIDEKIRELSNCHIVYPGIDFQKKEAGIPMPKKPIKVEDIPGLREAGWSPDEYGHSRFKTVTSSSDAASLQKSLTAFMRSLLKAMYDHPDAWPFKEPVDARDVPDYYDIIKDPMDLKTMSKRVESEQYYVTFEMFVADVKRMFSNARTYNSPETIYYKCSTRLEQHFSNKVQAGLQSGIKIQP; from the exons ATGGATGGGCATTCATCGCATTTAACGGCGCCAGTCCGTTCGAGGAGTTCACAGTCTCCGTCACCGTCTCACTCGGCCTCTGCCTCCGCCACTTCGACGATTCACAAGCGTAAGTTGCCGCCTGAAGACCACGCGCCGCCATTCCCGCCGTCTTTATCGGACACGCGTGACGGTGCGCTGACATCCAACGATGACCTGGAGAGCATCAGTGCTCGCGGCGCCGACTCAGACTCGGATGAAGAGTCCGAGGAGGTTGCCGATGAGGAATACGATGATTCCTCCGTGCGCAATTTCACCGCGTCTCGGCTGGAAAACAGTAATGCCGCGGGGCCCAACATTGGAGTGGTTAGAAATACGAAGCTCAAAGCTGAGAACTCGGTTAAAGTTGAACCCACTGACGTTGGGAGAGATGGCGGGACAGCTAATAATGGGAATAATATTAATGTTAATAGTTCAGGCAATGCGGTTGCCGGGACCAATGGTTCGGTACCAGGGATTGTGGTGAAGGAAGATAATGTGAAGAGCATTTTTACGGATAACATACAAACCAGCGGGGCCTACAGTTCAAGGGAGGAGAGTTTGAAGAGGGAG GAGGAAGCAGGGAGGCTCAAATTCGTATGTGTTTCAAATGATGGTGATGATGAACACATGGTTTG GTTGATAGGATTGAAGAACATATTTGCCAGGCAACTACCCAATATGCCAAGGGAATACATTGTTCGTCTTTTAATGGATAG AAATCACAAATCCGTGATGGTCATTCGGCGCAATGTGGTTGTTGGTGGTATTACATATAGGCCGTATGCCAG TCAACGGTTTGGGGAGATAGCTTTTTGCGCAATTACTGCCGATGAACAAGTTAAAGGCTATGGGACCCGACTGATGAATCACTTGAAGCAGCATGCACGTGATGGGGATAATCTCTCTCATTTTCTCACATATGCTGATAATAATGCTGTTGGCTATTTTGTAAAACAG GGCTTTACAAAAGAAATTTACTTGGAGAAAGAACGGTGGCATGG CTACATAAAGGATTACGACGGAGGAATTCTTATGGAATGTAAAATTGATCCTAAGCTTCCATACACTGATTTATCAACTATGATACGACGCCAACGGCAG GCTATCGACGAAAAGATTAGGGAGCTATCAAATTGTCATATTGTCTACCCTGGCATTGATTTTCAGAAG AAAGAAGCTGGTATTCCAATGCCCAAAAAGCCCATCAAGGTTGAGGATATACCTGGTTTGA GGGAGGCTGGCTGGAGCCCAGATGAATATGGTCATTCTCGTTTTAAGACTGTGACCTCATCATCAGATGCCGCTTCACTTCAAAAATCATTGACGGCATTTATGCGCTCGCTCCTGAAA GCAATGTATGATCATCCTGATGCTTGGCCTTTCAAGGAACCTGTTGATGCACGGGATGTACCTGATTACTATGACATCATCAAAGATCCTATGG ATCTAAAAACAATGTCAAAGCGTGTCGAGTCTGAACAATATTATGTGACTTTCGAGATGTTTGTGGCTGATGTTAAGAGAATGTTTTCAAATGCGCGAACGTACAACTCTCCAGAAACAATTTATTACAAATGTTCAACGAG GTTGGAACAACATTTCTCAAACAAAGTTCAAGCTGGTCTTCAATCTGGTATCAAGATTCAGCCATAA